A window from Desulfovibrio aminophilus DSM 12254 encodes these proteins:
- a CDS encoding efflux RND transporter periplasmic adaptor subunit gives MNTHTDGLRAALRKRKALLLLTLAALVAIGALATCREETKTQASVPVERKKIKVVLETVAPRPLNDLLVLPGETEALHDVKLSAERSGRVEQVPVKEGDFVRAGQVIAHIDMQALSAGLDKAQAAHRLAEDLHQRRSALHAQGMIAREDLQVAETDLAKAKSDLLQARSDHRQGSIVAPVGGMINKVYVDPGEVVSEGNPVADLVNVDTIRVNVNVPELDVRFLRQGQQAPVSVDAYPGESWNGVVDFVAFKADPATKTFQARLVVDNADRRIRPGMLARVVFHRRTLDGALTAPLSAILDKSGERLVFVEEGGVARARTVVPGVIEGDRVEIRQGLKDGDRLIVVGQNEVEDGSEVQPR, from the coding sequence ATGAATACGCATACCGACGGCCTGCGGGCCGCCCTCCGCAAACGCAAGGCGCTCCTTCTGCTGACCCTGGCCGCTTTGGTCGCCATCGGCGCGCTGGCCACCTGCCGGGAGGAGACCAAGACCCAGGCCTCCGTGCCGGTGGAACGCAAGAAGATCAAGGTCGTGCTGGAGACGGTGGCCCCGCGCCCGCTGAACGACCTGCTCGTCCTGCCCGGCGAGACCGAAGCCCTGCACGACGTCAAGCTTTCCGCCGAGCGCAGCGGCCGCGTGGAGCAGGTGCCGGTGAAGGAGGGCGATTTCGTCCGCGCCGGACAGGTCATCGCCCACATCGACATGCAGGCCCTTTCCGCCGGACTGGACAAGGCCCAGGCCGCCCACCGGTTGGCCGAGGATCTGCACCAGCGACGTTCGGCCCTGCACGCCCAGGGCATGATCGCCCGCGAGGACCTCCAAGTGGCCGAAACCGACCTGGCCAAGGCCAAGAGCGACCTGCTCCAGGCCCGTTCCGACCACCGCCAGGGCTCCATCGTGGCCCCGGTGGGCGGGATGATCAACAAGGTCTATGTGGACCCGGGCGAGGTGGTCTCCGAAGGCAATCCCGTGGCCGACCTGGTCAACGTGGACACCATCCGGGTCAACGTCAACGTCCCCGAGCTGGACGTGCGCTTCCTGCGCCAGGGCCAGCAGGCCCCGGTGAGCGTGGACGCCTACCCGGGCGAAAGCTGGAACGGCGTCGTGGACTTCGTGGCCTTCAAGGCCGACCCTGCCACCAAGACCTTCCAGGCCCGGCTGGTGGTCGACAACGCCGACCGCCGCATCCGGCCCGGCATGCTGGCCCGGGTGGTCTTCCACCGCCGCACCCTGGACGGCGCCCTGACGGCCCCGCTCTCGGCCATCCTGGACAAGAGCGGCGAACGGCTCGTCTTCGTGGAGGAAGGCGGCGTGGCCCGCGCCCGCACCGTGGTTCCCGGCGTCATCGAGGGCGATCGGGTGGAGATCCGACAGGGCCTCAAGGACGGCGACCGGCTCATCGTGGTCGGCCAGAACGAGGTGGAGGACGGCTCGGAGGTCCAGCCCCGATGA